TTGACGACGAAGGCCTCGCCGTCCCTCAGGCTCTCGAACTCGTACTCTTCGGCGATCGCAGCGGCGGCCGGGTCGATCGCGTTCAGCAGTTGCGGGATATAGTTGGCGATCGCGATCGTGTTGCCGCGGGGATCCAGGACCGCCGTCGCGATGTCGCGGACCTCCCGTACGATCGTGGAGTGAGCAGACCGGTACAGGTTCACGCCCATCTCTTCCGCGGTCGCCGCGAAGGCGTGGCCGATCACCGACAGCGTCACCGGGTTCATTCGCCGGCCTCCAGGATGAGGTTGCTGAGCCGGTCGGCGTGAGCCGACCAGCCGTCGGGGACGTATGTCGTGGCGGTGGGCTCTTCGATCACGCACGGCCCGCGGAGACGGTCGCCGGCGTCGATCTCGTGTCGGGGATGGTATCCCTCGGCCCGCGGCGCCGCGGCGCCCCGGCGGCCGGGCGCGGGACGGATCGCGCGCAGCGGCGAGGGCGCCACGGCGATCAGCCGGTAGCCGACCACTTCGACGTCCTGGTCACGGACCGCGTGCCCGTAGCGGACTCGGTGCGCTTCGTGGAACGCCTCGACTGCCGCCGCCACCGGCATCCCGTCGCACGGCACGCTGATTTCGTAGGCTTGGCCGGCGTAGCGCATGTCCATTTCGGGCCGACACGTCACCTCGGCCCACGGACGCTCGTAGGCCTGGAACTCCCGGCGCGCCCGGGCCTCGAGGTCGGCGAACAGCGCCGCGACGCCCTCGTCGGTGACGCGCGCCGCCAGCATGACGCGCGTGATCGAGAAGTCCTGGCGCGTCTCGGCGAGCAGCAGGCCGTACGCGGAGATGAGGCCGGGGTTGACCGGCACCAGCACGCGCGAGATGCCGAGGTCGGACGCCACCGCCGCCGCGTGCAGCGGCCCGGAGCCGCCGTACGCCACGATCGTGTAGTCGCGTGGATCGTGGCCACGCTCGATGGAGACCAGGCGCACCGCCTGCGCCATCGTCACGTTGACCAATCTCAGCACGCCATCGAGCGTCTCGCGGCGCGGCAGACCCACGCGGTCGGAGAGCGCGTCGAGCGCCGCTTCGGCGGCCGCGGCGTCGAGCCGCAGCCGCCCGCCGAAGAACGCCTCGGGGCGGATGCGCCCGATCAGGACGTTCGCGTCCGTGACGGTGAGGGCGGTGCCGCCTCTGCCGTAGGCCGCCGGACCGGGATCCGCGCCGGCGCTCTCGGGGCCGACCTTCAAAATGCCGCCGCGGTCCACGTCGGCGATGCTGCCGCCGCCGGCGCCCACCGTCGTGATGTCGATCATCGGGACGTTGAGCGGCAGCCCGGCGATCTTGTACTCGCGCGTGACGCCCGGCCGACCGTCCGTCACGAGGCACACATCGGTGCTCGTGCCGCCCATATCAAAAGTGATCGTGTTGGGAAAGCCGGCTTCGAGCGCGGTCGTGGTGGCGCCGACGACGCCGGCCGCGGGACCGGAGAGAATCATTTTCGCGGCGTGGCGCCGGATCGCGTGCGCCGGAATCGTGCCGCCGTTCGCCTGCACGATGGTGACCGGCCCGCGGAAGTCCCGTGCCCGCAGCCGGTTCTCGAGGCGGGAGAGGTAGCGGTCTACGACGGGTTTCGCGTAGGCGCTGATGACGCACGTGCTGGTGCGTTCGTACTCCCGGAACTGCGGCAGGACGTCGGAGGACCGGGTGACCGCCACGCCTGGCAGCGCCGCGGTGAGCGTGTCTTCGGCGGCGATCTCGTGCGAGGGGTTGGCGTACGAGTGCAGAAAGCAGATCGCGACCGACTGGATCCGTTCCTCGCGGACCAGGCGTCGCACGTGCTCCACGAACGAAAAGTCCTGCAGCGGCCGGCGCGTCGCGCCGTCGGGGCCCATGCGCTCGTCCGCTTCGATGATGTGGTCGCGGGAGACGAGCGGCTCCGGCTGACGGTAGAACAGGTCAAACAGGCGCGTCTTGGCCTGCCGCTGGATCAGCAGCACGTCGCGGAAGCCCTTCGTAGTGACGAGGCACGTACGGGCGCCCTTGTGCTCGAGCACCGCGTTCGTCACGACGGTCGAGCCGTGGATCAGCGCGGCGATCTCGGACGGCGGCACGCCGCACTCGGACACCGCGGCCAGTACCGCCCGCTCCGGCTCGGCCGGCGTCGACATGACCTTGCCGGTCGCCTCGATGTGGTCGCCCCGTGACAGCACCCAGTCGGTGAACGTGCCGCCGGTTTCAATGCCGAGCCGGAGTCCGGTCATGCGTCGCCCGTCGTCACGTACGTCCTCCCTCACCCGCGGCCGTTCCGCTACCGTGAGCGGAACCGCGGATCGAGCAGATCGCGGAGCCCGTCGCCCAGCACGTTGAACGCGAGCACCAGCGTCAAGATGGCGAGCCCGGGGAACGCCCCGATCCACCACTGGTCGAGGTAGTTTCGGCCGGAGGCGATCATCGATCCCCATTCGGGGATCTGGGGTGGGGGCCCGAGCCCGAGGAAGCTCAGCGACGCGAAGGTCAGGATCGCGTAGCCGATGTCTAGCGTGCCCAGGATGATGACGGGCGAGATCGTGCCGGGCAGCACGTGCCGCAGGAAGACCCGCAGGCGCGAACCGCCGAGGGCCCGTGCCGCGACGACGTACTCGCGGTCTCGCACGGCCAGCACGAGGCCGCGGACGAGACGGGCGTACGAGGGCCACCAGGCGACCATGATGGCGATCACGGCGTTGCGAATCCCCGCTCCCAGCGCCGCGGTGATGACCAGCGCGAGGATGACCGTCGGAAACGACAGCATGAGGTCCGTGGCGCGCATGAGCCCCTCGTCGGCCGTGCCGCCGAGGAAGCCCGCGCTGCCGCCGACGATCGTGCCGATGACGGTGGCCAGCGCGACCGCGATCATCCCGACCGGAATGGAGAGGCGCGCGCCGTAGAGGATTCGGCTGAAGATGTCCCGGCCGAGCGGATCCGTGCCGAGCCAGTGCGCGGGACTCGGCGGATCGAGGCGCGCGGTGATGGACTGGGACAGCGGCCCGTACGGCGCGAGCTGGGGTGCCAGCACCGCCACCACGATCCAGGCGGAGACGATCCCAAGCGCCAGCAGCGCAAGCGGGGAACCCGTGAGCTGCCGTGGCAGCAGGCGCCGGCGCCGTTTGGCCGGTCGAGGGTGGGCGGTCCCCCCCTGCGGGGGCCGTGGGGCGTCGGACGCGGAGACGGCGCCCATCCTCATCCCACCCGGATGCGCGGGTCGAAGAAAGCGTACGCCACGTCGACGACCAGATTGACGATCACATACACCGACGCGATCACGATGCCGGTCCCCATGATGGCGGGGAAGTCCAGCGAGGTGGCGCTGCTGAAGGCGTAGAGGCCGAGGCCCGGCCAGCTAAACACCGTCTCGGTCACGACGGCGCCGGAGAGCAGCCCGCCGAAGCTGAGCCCGACGATGGTGATGATCGGGATGACCGCGTTGCGCGCCGCGTGGCGCACGACCACCTTCAATCGGGTCACCCCCTTCGCCCGCGCCGTCCTGACGTATTCTTCCTCCAGCACCTCCAGCATGCTGCCCCGCATCATGCGGGTCACAATCCCAAGACTGTAGGCCGACAGGACGACGGCCGGCAGGATCAGGTGCCCCAGCCAATCGAGGGCCGCGTCCCAGCGGTGACTCACGACCGAGTCGACCAGCAGGAAGCCCGTGATAAACGGCGGCGGCGTCACGTCGGCGCTGAGCCTCACGGGTGCCGGCGCCCACCCCAGCCAGTCGTAAAAGACCACAATCGCGACGAGGCCGAGCCAAAACACCGGCGTCGACACGCCGATGAGCGCCGTCACGCGGGCCGCCTGGTCGATCGGCTGTTCGCGGTACACCGCTGCCAGCATCCCGAGCGGGATGCCTGCGAGGAGGCTCAGGCACATCGCCGCGACTGAGATTTCGATGGTCGCGGGGAGGTGCTGCCGCAGGTCAAGAAGGACAGGCTGGTGCGTCGAGATCGATTCTCCCATGTCGCCGTGGATCAGGTTCCAGAGGTAGATCAGGTACTGCTTGTAGAGGGGCTGGTCCAGACCCCAGTGGTGCTTGAAGGCCGCCACGATGGTGGGGTCCGCCGCCGCCCGATCGCCGAGGTTGGTCGCGATGGGATCCGCCGGTATGGCGTGCGACAAAATGAAGCTCAGCAGCGTGATCCCGACGAGCATCGGGAGCAGCAGCAGCAGGCGCCGGACGATGTAGCGATAGAGCGTCATAAAGCGCCGGACGGCGCCGCCCTCGGGCGCCCGTCCGATGTGCGCAACTCGCTAGGAGTTGCTCACCGCACGGCCGTCGACCATCCCGGGGCCCGCGCAGGTCGCGGGCCCTCCCAGCCGCCCGGCCAGCAACGGCCCCCCGCGGGCACCAGCCCTCCGCAGCAGCTTCCGTCGCGGGACCCTGGCGCCGTCCACAATCCGGTTGTGCACTTGAGGCATACAAACCTCCTTGGCATCCCAGCAGATTATCGAAATGGCATTTCTATTCTTGAAACAGAGATGCGGTATTAGAGGGGTTGTTTCTCTTACCCCGAAGGATTTCCTTGCCGGACCCTCAGGAGGGATAACGATGGCTCAGGCCCCCGTTCGCGACGTCCGCTACAAGCCCGTGATGACCGACGAGATGATCGAGGCCGCCGCGCGAGTGCTGCGCAGCGGCAAATAC
The nucleotide sequence above comes from bacterium. Encoded proteins:
- a CDS encoding ABC transporter permease; the encoded protein is MGAVSASDAPRPPQGGTAHPRPAKRRRRLLPRQLTGSPLALLALGIVSAWIVVAVLAPQLAPYGPLSQSITARLDPPSPAHWLGTDPLGRDIFSRILYGARLSIPVGMIAVALATVIGTIVGGSAGFLGGTADEGLMRATDLMLSFPTVILALVITAALGAGIRNAVIAIMVAWWPSYARLVRGLVLAVRDREYVVAARALGGSRLRVFLRHVLPGTISPVIILGTLDIGYAILTFASLSFLGLGPPPQIPEWGSMIASGRNYLDQWWIGAFPGLAILTLVLAFNVLGDGLRDLLDPRFRSR
- a CDS encoding ABC transporter permease; protein product: MTLYRYIVRRLLLLLPMLVGITLLSFILSHAIPADPIATNLGDRAAADPTIVAAFKHHWGLDQPLYKQYLIYLWNLIHGDMGESISTHQPVLLDLRQHLPATIEISVAAMCLSLLAGIPLGMLAAVYREQPIDQAARVTALIGVSTPVFWLGLVAIVVFYDWLGWAPAPVRLSADVTPPPFITGFLLVDSVVSHRWDAALDWLGHLILPAVVLSAYSLGIVTRMMRGSMLEVLEEEYVRTARAKGVTRLKVVVRHAARNAVIPIITIVGLSFGGLLSGAVVTETVFSWPGLGLYAFSSATSLDFPAIMGTGIVIASVYVIVNLVVDVAYAFFDPRIRVG
- a CDS encoding hydantoinase/oxoprolinase family protein; amino-acid sequence: MTGLRLGIETGGTFTDWVLSRGDHIEATGKVMSTPAEPERAVLAAVSECGVPPSEIAALIHGSTVVTNAVLEHKGARTCLVTTKGFRDVLLIQRQAKTRLFDLFYRQPEPLVSRDHIIEADERMGPDGATRRPLQDFSFVEHVRRLVREERIQSVAICFLHSYANPSHEIAAEDTLTAALPGVAVTRSSDVLPQFREYERTSTCVISAYAKPVVDRYLSRLENRLRARDFRGPVTIVQANGGTIPAHAIRRHAAKMILSGPAAGVVGATTTALEAGFPNTITFDMGGTSTDVCLVTDGRPGVTREYKIAGLPLNVPMIDITTVGAGGGSIADVDRGGILKVGPESAGADPGPAAYGRGGTALTVTDANVLIGRIRPEAFFGGRLRLDAAAAEAALDALSDRVGLPRRETLDGVLRLVNVTMAQAVRLVSIERGHDPRDYTIVAYGGSGPLHAAAVASDLGISRVLVPVNPGLISAYGLLLAETRQDFSITRVMLAARVTDEGVAALFADLEARARREFQAYERPWAEVTCRPEMDMRYAGQAYEISVPCDGMPVAAAVEAFHEAHRVRYGHAVRDQDVEVVGYRLIAVAPSPLRAIRPAPGRRGAAAPRAEGYHPRHEIDAGDRLRGPCVIEEPTATTYVPDGWSAHADRLSNLILEAGE